One genomic region from Pseudoduganella dura encodes:
- a CDS encoding MBL fold metallo-hydrolase: protein MMNLPDSIRVFERGWLSANNVLLIGRDDTALIDSGYVTHAPQTLELVRHALPGRRLDRLYTTHLHSDHCGGNLLLQAHFGCDTFVPAAEEAKVRHWDEDALTFRATGQQCPRFTIDGVVRPGDVLMLGDLEWQVLGAPGHHAHSLIWYCAEHKLLISADALWQNGFGVIFPELEGEEGFAEAGATLDLIAALDVRLVIPGHGAMFDDVEASLARARRRLDFLSSKPSNNAEYAVKVLLKFLLLERQRIPVAGVQALLASIPLVVETNRRHLHKSEEELAAWAVRQLVRGLAAKVEGDDLVNV, encoded by the coding sequence ATGATGAATTTACCCGACTCCATCCGCGTGTTCGAACGCGGCTGGCTCTCCGCCAACAACGTGCTGCTGATCGGCCGCGATGACACGGCGCTGATCGACAGCGGCTACGTGACGCACGCGCCGCAAACGCTCGAACTGGTCCGGCATGCGCTGCCGGGTCGCCGGCTCGACCGCCTGTATACGACCCACCTGCATTCCGACCATTGCGGCGGCAACCTGCTGCTGCAGGCGCACTTCGGCTGCGATACGTTCGTGCCCGCCGCCGAGGAGGCCAAGGTGCGGCATTGGGACGAGGACGCACTGACATTCCGTGCCACCGGCCAGCAATGCCCGCGCTTTACCATCGACGGCGTGGTCCGGCCGGGCGACGTGCTGATGCTGGGCGACCTCGAATGGCAGGTCCTGGGGGCGCCCGGCCACCATGCACACTCGCTGATCTGGTACTGTGCCGAGCACAAGCTGCTGATCTCGGCGGATGCGCTGTGGCAGAACGGCTTCGGCGTGATCTTCCCCGAACTGGAAGGGGAAGAGGGTTTCGCCGAGGCGGGCGCCACGCTGGACCTGATCGCGGCGCTGGACGTGCGGCTGGTGATTCCCGGCCACGGCGCGATGTTCGACGACGTCGAAGCATCGCTGGCGCGCGCGCGGCGGCGGCTCGATTTCCTGTCGTCGAAGCCGTCGAACAATGCCGAATATGCGGTAAAAGTGCTGCTGAAGTTCCTGCTGCTGGAACGCCAGCGCATTCCCGTGGCCGGCGTGCAGGCCCTGCTGGCATCGATCCCGCTGGTCGTGGAAACCAACCGGCGGCACCTGCACAAGTCGGAAGAGGAACTCGCCGCATGGGCCGTCAGGCAGCTCGTGCGGGGCCTGGCGGCGAAGGTCGAAGGCGACGACCTGGTGAACGTCTGA
- a CDS encoding DUF1289 domain-containing protein: MKPVLPEHATPVPSPCVSLCKMNRDTGYCEGCLRTIEEIVAWGRADDAYKRAVWARLPLREQTIDFDGD; the protein is encoded by the coding sequence ATGAAACCTGTATTGCCGGAACATGCCACCCCCGTGCCGTCGCCCTGCGTGAGCCTGTGCAAGATGAACCGGGACACCGGCTATTGCGAAGGCTGCCTGCGCACGATCGAGGAGATCGTCGCATGGGGCCGTGCCGACGATGCCTACAAGCGCGCCGTATGGGCCCGATTGCCTTTGCGCGAGCAGACGATCGACTTCGACGGCGACTGA
- a CDS encoding extracellular catalytic domain type 1 short-chain-length polyhydroxyalkanoate depolymerase, giving the protein MRKTVKLLFGSDLPDLPEAAFTLPSLPPVTPPGFAQPAFDLPASVFDASPSPAKTPAGAHFMSGVYANDAGSRSYKLYVPSCWKGQALPLVVMLHGCAQDPDDFAAGTQMNTVAEERRCFVVYPAQSPDANNSRCWNWFNALDQQRGQGEPSIIAGITRDIMDTYPVAPGQVYIAGMSAGGAMAVIVGTLYPELFRAVGVHSGLPFAAARDLASALSAMKRGASAREVKSAGLPIIVFHGDQDTTVHPANGEELMAQGLRSHPLGTKSLPSRLAGRVPDGHAYTRTKHWLNDGSPLAEHWVIHGAGHAWSGGSSAGSYTDHKGPDASREMMRFFATVRGG; this is encoded by the coding sequence ATGCGAAAGACGGTCAAGCTGCTGTTCGGCAGCGACCTTCCCGATCTGCCCGAAGCGGCCTTTACGCTGCCTTCCCTGCCCCCCGTTACGCCGCCCGGCTTCGCACAGCCCGCGTTTGATTTGCCGGCATCGGTCTTCGACGCTTCGCCATCGCCCGCGAAAACACCCGCCGGCGCGCACTTCATGAGCGGCGTGTATGCCAACGACGCCGGCAGCCGCTCCTACAAGCTGTATGTTCCCTCATGCTGGAAAGGCCAGGCATTGCCGCTCGTGGTGATGCTGCACGGCTGCGCGCAGGATCCGGACGATTTCGCCGCCGGCACGCAAATGAACACGGTGGCCGAGGAACGGCGCTGCTTCGTGGTCTATCCCGCGCAGTCGCCCGATGCGAACAACTCGCGCTGCTGGAACTGGTTCAATGCGCTCGACCAGCAGCGTGGCCAGGGCGAACCCTCGATCATCGCCGGCATCACGAGGGACATCATGGATACCTACCCGGTCGCCCCCGGCCAGGTCTATATTGCCGGCATGTCGGCCGGTGGTGCGATGGCCGTCATCGTGGGCACGCTGTATCCGGAACTGTTCCGTGCCGTCGGCGTGCATTCGGGGCTGCCGTTCGCGGCGGCGCGCGACCTGGCGTCGGCGCTGTCGGCGATGAAGCGCGGCGCCAGCGCACGCGAAGTGAAAAGCGCCGGCCTGCCGATCATCGTGTTCCATGGCGACCAGGATACGACTGTCCATCCCGCCAACGGCGAGGAACTGATGGCGCAGGGGCTGCGCAGCCATCCGCTGGGGACGAAGTCGCTGCCGTCGCGCCTGGCCGGCCGGGTGCCGGACGGCCACGCCTACACGCGCACCAAGCACTGGCTGAACGACGGCTCCCCGCTGGCCGAACATTGGGTGATCCACGGCGCCGGCCACGCATGGTCCGGCGGCAGCTCGGCCGGCAGCTACACGGATCACAAGGGGCCCGACGCGAGCCGCGAGATGATGCGCTTCTTCGCAACGGTACGCGGCGGCTGA
- a CDS encoding cysteine-rich CWC family protein: MSTCERCGATFHCAMRDQDAEGTAGSPDGTPCWCTLLPPAVPVPRQDAPATPETPAGAGCWCPECLKAHIAALQRRS, encoded by the coding sequence ATGAGCACTTGCGAGCGCTGCGGCGCCACCTTTCACTGTGCAATGAGGGACCAGGATGCCGAAGGCACGGCGGGGAGCCCCGACGGCACGCCGTGCTGGTGCACGCTGCTGCCGCCCGCCGTCCCGGTACCCCGGCAGGACGCTCCCGCCACGCCGGAAACGCCGGCCGGTGCGGGATGCTGGTGCCCGGAATGCCTGAAGGCGCATATCGCCGCGCTGCAGCGCAGGAGTTGA
- the argB gene encoding acetylglutamate kinase, with protein MSQLSNLNLDVLADDLANVSPAIKAQILAEALPYIRNFHGKTIVIKYGGNAMTDERLKHGFARDVILLKLVGMNPVVVHGGGPQIDNALKKIGKQGTFVQGMRITDEETMEVVEWVLGGEVQQDIVMLINHYGGQAVGLTGKDGGLIRARKFAMPDKENPGQYLDIGFVGEIDAINPAVVKALQDDAFIPIISPIGFGQDGQAYNINADVVAGKIAEILKAEKLIMMTNIAGVQDKNGNLVTDLSAREIDEMFADGTISGGMLPKISSALDAAKSGVNTVHIIDGRIEHSLLLEVLTEQAFGTMIRSH; from the coding sequence ATGAGCCAACTGTCGAATTTGAACCTGGATGTGCTAGCCGATGATCTCGCCAATGTATCGCCGGCAATCAAGGCGCAGATCCTTGCGGAAGCATTGCCGTACATCCGCAATTTTCATGGCAAGACCATCGTCATCAAGTACGGCGGCAACGCGATGACCGACGAGCGCCTGAAGCACGGCTTCGCGCGCGATGTGATCCTGCTGAAACTGGTGGGCATGAATCCGGTCGTGGTGCACGGCGGCGGTCCGCAGATCGATAACGCGCTGAAGAAGATCGGCAAGCAGGGCACTTTCGTGCAGGGCATGCGCATCACCGACGAAGAGACGATGGAAGTCGTCGAGTGGGTGCTCGGCGGCGAGGTGCAGCAGGATATCGTGATGCTGATTAATCACTACGGCGGCCAGGCCGTGGGCCTGACCGGCAAGGACGGCGGCCTGATCCGCGCCCGCAAGTTCGCCATGCCGGACAAGGAAAATCCCGGCCAGTACCTGGATATCGGCTTCGTGGGCGAGATCGACGCGATCAACCCGGCCGTCGTCAAGGCGCTGCAGGACGACGCGTTCATCCCCATCATCTCGCCGATCGGTTTCGGCCAGGACGGCCAGGCCTACAACATCAATGCCGACGTCGTGGCCGGCAAGATCGCCGAGATCCTGAAGGCCGAGAAGCTGATCATGATGACCAACATCGCCGGCGTGCAGGACAAGAACGGCAATCTGGTCACCGACCTCTCCGCGCGCGAGATCGACGAGATGTTCGCCGACGGCACGATCTCCGGCGGCATGCTGCCGAAAATCTCGTCCGCGCTCGATGCCGCCAAGTCCGGCGTCAACACGGTGCACATCATCGACGGCCGCATCGAGCACAGCCTGCTGCTCGAAGTGTTGACCGAACAGGCATTTGGCACTATGATCCGGTCTCACTGA
- a CDS encoding TraB/GumN family protein, with product MFCCLFVFTAGLAPRAMAADGIPNRGALFRIEQQAGEVRNVTWLFGTIHVGAKHFYPLEPRITAALDQASVLALEVDPLGSQEDIARAVREYGMYQNGRGPAAAELPASYRPRLDRLLRQYDVPPPSVAPMKPWMLASLLTVREFERQGYQTELAVEVWLSKGARARKQKIVELESVHSQMSLFGRMSTADQALFLQETIDAIDGSEQAGDARAIASAWASADQAALDGIADKTATDDTFSGRFVSRVLLDERNPLLADGIVKLLAREKLSVAAIGVLHLVGKNSVPELLRRKGLRVERVY from the coding sequence ATGTTTTGTTGCCTGTTCGTGTTTACCGCGGGACTGGCGCCGCGGGCGATGGCGGCGGACGGCATTCCGAACCGGGGCGCGCTGTTCCGCATCGAGCAGCAGGCGGGGGAGGTGCGCAACGTGACATGGCTGTTCGGCACGATCCACGTGGGTGCGAAGCATTTCTATCCGCTCGAACCGAGGATCACCGCGGCGCTCGACCAGGCCAGCGTGCTGGCGCTGGAAGTCGATCCGCTCGGCAGCCAGGAAGACATCGCCCGCGCGGTGCGCGAATATGGCATGTACCAGAACGGCCGCGGGCCCGCCGCCGCCGAGCTGCCCGCCTCTTACCGGCCCCGGCTCGACCGGCTGCTGCGCCAGTACGACGTGCCGCCGCCATCGGTGGCGCCGATGAAACCGTGGATGCTGGCCAGCCTGCTGACGGTGCGCGAATTCGAGCGCCAGGGTTACCAGACCGAGCTGGCCGTGGAAGTGTGGCTGTCGAAGGGCGCGCGGGCGCGCAAGCAGAAAATCGTCGAACTGGAATCGGTGCACTCGCAGATGTCGCTGTTCGGGCGCATGAGCACGGCCGACCAGGCGCTGTTCCTGCAGGAGACCATCGATGCGATCGATGGCAGCGAGCAGGCCGGCGATGCGCGCGCGATCGCATCGGCGTGGGCCTCGGCCGACCAGGCCGCGCTCGACGGCATCGCCGACAAGACCGCCACGGACGACACGTTCTCCGGCCGTTTTGTCAGCCGCGTGCTGCTCGACGAGCGCAATCCGCTGCTGGCGGACGGTATCGTGAAACTGCTGGCGCGCGAAAAACTCAGCGTGGCCGCGATCGGGGTCTTGCACCTGGTGGGAAAGAACAGCGTGCCGGAACTGCTGCGGCGGAAGGGCTTGCGGGTCGAGCGGGTGTACTGA
- a CDS encoding pyrimidine 5'-nucleotidase, with protein MNIKPLAPVWLFDLDNTLHDASHAIFPAIMANMNTYIARVLGDGTTPAHIDAVNAARMLYWKRYGATLLGLVKHHGVKADHFLAETHGMDDLLSMIRHEKGLGQLLRRLPGRKVLLTNAPHRYSTMVLRHLGIQRHFSHHIAIESMRVHGQLRPKPSKLLLRKVMRRQQVTARRCILVEDTLANLRTAHALGMRTAWVTQYLKVDDPIGMAHPPKRLTRPGWVDVKVKSVKHLPTRLSRLRRNTVIE; from the coding sequence GTGAATATTAAACCTTTGGCCCCGGTCTGGCTGTTCGACCTCGATAACACGCTGCACGATGCGTCGCACGCGATCTTCCCGGCGATCATGGCGAACATGAACACGTACATCGCGCGCGTGCTGGGCGACGGCACCACGCCGGCACACATCGACGCCGTCAATGCCGCGCGCATGCTGTACTGGAAGCGCTACGGCGCCACGCTGCTGGGACTGGTGAAGCACCATGGCGTAAAAGCCGACCACTTCCTGGCCGAAACGCACGGCATGGACGACCTGCTGTCGATGATCCGGCACGAGAAGGGTCTCGGCCAGCTCCTCAGGCGCCTGCCCGGCCGCAAGGTGCTGCTGACGAACGCGCCGCACCGCTACTCGACGATGGTGCTGCGCCACCTCGGCATCCAGCGGCACTTCTCGCACCATATCGCGATCGAATCGATGCGCGTGCACGGCCAGCTGCGGCCCAAGCCGTCGAAGCTGCTGCTGCGCAAGGTGATGCGTCGCCAGCAGGTCACGGCGCGCCGCTGCATCCTGGTCGAAGACACGCTGGCCAACCTGCGCACCGCGCATGCGCTGGGCATGCGCACGGCATGGGTCACGCAATACCTGAAGGTGGACGATCCGATCGGCATGGCGCATCCGCCCAAGCGGCTGACGCGGCCCGGCTGGGTCGACGTCAAGGTAAAATCCGTCAAACACCTGCCGACGCGGCTGTCCCGCCTGCGCCGCAATACCGTGATCGAATGA
- the slmA gene encoding nucleoid occlusion factor SlmA, with product MATQPPGQRKLQILQALAAMLEHPKGEKITTAALARRLEVSEAALYRHFASKAQMFEGLIEFIETSVFGLINQITERQPDGLAQACDILAMLLHFAENNPGMTRVLIGDALVGEDERLQQRMNGFYDRVELALKGALRQAAADAAAGSAAAAGSAAAAAADGDERDVAARAGLMVAFVLGRWHRYAKSGFTLAPAQDANTQIALLLR from the coding sequence ATGGCAACCCAACCGCCCGGGCAGCGCAAGCTGCAAATCCTCCAGGCCCTGGCCGCGATGCTGGAGCATCCGAAGGGTGAGAAGATCACCACGGCCGCGCTGGCGCGCCGGCTCGAAGTTTCCGAGGCGGCGCTGTACCGCCATTTCGCCAGCAAGGCGCAAATGTTCGAAGGCCTGATCGAGTTCATCGAAACGTCGGTATTCGGCCTGATCAACCAGATCACCGAGCGCCAGCCGGACGGCCTGGCGCAGGCGTGCGACATCCTTGCCATGCTGCTGCATTTCGCCGAGAACAATCCGGGCATGACGCGCGTGCTGATCGGCGATGCGCTGGTGGGCGAGGATGAGCGCCTGCAGCAGCGCATGAACGGGTTCTACGACCGCGTGGAACTGGCGTTGAAGGGCGCGCTGCGGCAGGCCGCCGCCGATGCCGCCGCCGGTTCGGCTGCCGCTGCTGGTTCAGCTGCCGCTGCCGCTGCCGACGGCGACGAGCGCGACGTGGCGGCGCGGGCCGGCCTGATGGTGGCGTTCGTGCTGGGCCGCTGGCACCGCTACGCCAAGAGCGGCTTCACGCTGGCGCCGGCGCAGGATGCGAACACGCAGATCGCGCTGCTGCTGCGTTGA
- the pabB gene encoding aminodeoxychorismate synthase component I translates to MTAAAMDSGCFALLDDAAAGGRSRLLTGHVRTLRCTAFDTWPALLREMEQALAQGQYAVALCSYELGHHIAGIAPRDAGVPLAQVLLFRQCEHLDGAAVAQWLARREPQGGAGVAGLAGIHANVTEAEFTAAIDRIRDYIAAGDTYQVNYTYRLRFDAFGAPCALYQRLRARQPVPYGALVMADDGTAVLSLSPELFVRREGDTLTAQPMKGTAPAALTGQAGDIDAENARRASALAADPKNRAENLMIVDLLRNDIGRVAVTGSVRVPALFDVRRYSGVLQMTSTVQAELRAGVTLQELFAALYPCGSITGAPKRRTMEIIAELEPAPRGLYTGAIGWFDPPRPGAPGDFCLNVPIRTLTLQPEHEGVRRGEMGVGAGIVYDSVAAGEYAECRLKARFLTGLSNDFELFETMHATREQGARHVALHLARLARSARYFGFQWDEAAARAYVAVACNDLPANAEYRLRLALNSAGGFAVQTGLFAPVQQPVRVLLAETPTASHELFLRHKTTLRAAYDAAWKAAEAQGAFDQLFFNERGELTEGGRSNVFVRIGGRWLTPPLACGLLPGVMRSVVLEAWGAAEAVITRDTLAQAEEIVVCNALRGALRAVLQPRAAAEPATG, encoded by the coding sequence ATGACCGCCGCTGCCATGGATTCCGGATGCTTCGCCCTGCTCGATGATGCCGCGGCCGGCGGCCGCTCGCGCCTGCTGACGGGCCACGTGCGCACGCTGCGCTGCACCGCGTTCGACACGTGGCCGGCGCTGCTCCGCGAAATGGAACAGGCGCTGGCGCAGGGCCAGTACGCGGTGGCGCTGTGCAGTTACGAGCTGGGCCATCACATCGCCGGCATCGCGCCGCGCGACGCCGGCGTGCCGCTGGCGCAGGTGCTGCTGTTCCGGCAATGCGAGCACCTGGATGGCGCGGCTGTGGCGCAGTGGCTGGCACGAAGGGAGCCGCAGGGCGGCGCCGGCGTGGCGGGCCTCGCCGGCATCCACGCCAACGTTACCGAGGCAGAGTTCACGGCGGCGATCGACCGCATCCGCGACTACATCGCGGCCGGCGATACCTACCAGGTCAACTACACGTACCGCCTGCGCTTCGATGCATTCGGCGCGCCGTGCGCGCTGTACCAGCGGCTGCGCGCGCGCCAGCCGGTGCCGTATGGCGCGCTGGTAATGGCCGACGACGGCACGGCCGTGCTGTCGCTGTCGCCGGAACTGTTCGTGCGCCGCGAAGGCGACACGCTCACCGCCCAGCCGATGAAAGGCACGGCTCCAGCCGCCCTGACGGGCCAGGCCGGCGACATCGATGCGGAGAACGCGCGCCGCGCCAGCGCCCTCGCGGCGGACCCGAAGAATCGCGCCGAAAACCTGATGATCGTCGACCTGCTGCGCAACGACATCGGCCGCGTGGCCGTTACCGGCTCCGTCAGGGTACCGGCGCTGTTCGACGTGCGGCGCTACAGCGGCGTGCTGCAGATGACCTCCACCGTGCAGGCCGAACTGCGGGCCGGCGTCACGCTGCAGGAGCTGTTCGCCGCGCTGTACCCGTGCGGCTCGATCACCGGCGCGCCGAAGCGGCGCACGATGGAAATCATCGCCGAGCTGGAACCGGCGCCGCGCGGCCTGTACACCGGCGCGATCGGCTGGTTCGACCCGCCGCGGCCCGGCGCGCCGGGTGACTTTTGCCTGAACGTGCCGATCCGCACGCTGACCCTGCAGCCGGAACACGAAGGCGTGCGCCGCGGCGAAATGGGCGTGGGCGCCGGCATCGTGTACGACAGCGTGGCGGCCGGTGAATACGCTGAATGCCGCCTGAAGGCGCGCTTCCTTACCGGCCTGTCGAACGATTTCGAACTGTTCGAAACGATGCATGCAACGCGCGAACAGGGTGCGCGGCACGTGGCGCTGCACCTGGCACGGCTGGCGCGTTCGGCCCGCTATTTCGGATTCCAATGGGATGAAGCCGCCGCCAGGGCCTACGTTGCGGTGGCTTGCAACGACTTGCCCGCGAACGCCGAGTACCGGCTGCGCCTGGCATTGAACAGCGCCGGCGGCTTCGCGGTGCAGACCGGCCTGTTCGCCCCCGTGCAGCAGCCGGTGCGCGTGCTGCTGGCGGAGACGCCGACCGCGTCGCATGAACTGTTCCTGCGTCACAAGACCACGCTGCGCGCCGCTTACGACGCGGCGTGGAAGGCCGCCGAGGCGCAGGGCGCGTTCGACCAGCTGTTCTTCAACGAGCGCGGCGAACTGACCGAGGGTGGCCGCAGCAATGTGTTCGTGCGCATCGGCGGCCGCTGGCTGACGCCGCCGCTCGCCTGCGGCCTGCTGCCGGGCGTGATGCGCAGCGTGGTGCTGGAAGCATGGGGCGCCGCCGAAGCGGTGATCACGCGCGACACCCTGGCGCAGGCCGAGGAAATCGTCGTCTGCAATGCGCTGCGGGGCGCGTTGCGCGCGGTGCTGCAGCCACGCGCGGCCGCGGAACCGGCTACAGGCTGA
- a CDS encoding DUF1428 domain-containing protein has translation MPYVDGFVVPVPKDKIDAYRTMAETAGAVWREHGALEFHECIADDVKPGEVTSFPQAVQLKDDETVFFSWIVYNSREERDAINEKVMNDPRLKNTMDSMPFDGKRMFWGGFKSFVSL, from the coding sequence ATGCCTTATGTCGATGGTTTTGTTGTTCCCGTCCCGAAAGACAAGATCGATGCCTATCGTACGATGGCCGAAACGGCCGGCGCGGTGTGGCGCGAGCACGGCGCGCTGGAATTCCACGAATGCATCGCCGACGACGTGAAGCCAGGAGAAGTCACGTCTTTTCCACAGGCCGTGCAGCTGAAGGACGATGAAACGGTGTTCTTTTCGTGGATCGTCTACAACTCGCGCGAAGAACGCGATGCGATCAACGAGAAGGTAATGAACGATCCGCGCCTGAAAAACACGATGGATTCGATGCCGTTCGACGGCAAGCGCATGTTCTGGGGCGGCTTCAAGTCGTTCGTCAGCCTGTAG
- the ftrA gene encoding transcriptional regulator FtrA, producing MPPPSPPLSSNRPHLVVALAYDGLCTFEFGCTVELFALDRPELGVHWYDFQVCAVERGPIRAAGGITIQARYAPALLKKADTIVIPGWRNADEPPPPALVAALRAAHARGARLCSICSGVFVLAAAGVLDGQRATTHWRYADRLARRHPAIQVEPDALYVDNGQVITSAGSAAGLDMLLHLVRRDYGARVGNMVAQRLVVAPHREGGQAQFLPRPMPADEAGRLARLMEWLRRHPAASHTVATMAERAAMSPRTLQRQFRDATGMGPAEWLTRERVAIAKELLESPLPLAQVAERAGFGSEETLRHHFRRLAATTPGAYRKAFLVAGTSVD from the coding sequence ATGCCGCCACCATCGCCACCGTTATCCTCGAATCGCCCGCATCTCGTCGTCGCCCTCGCTTACGACGGCCTGTGCACCTTTGAATTCGGCTGCACGGTCGAGCTGTTCGCGCTCGACCGGCCGGAACTGGGCGTGCACTGGTACGACTTCCAGGTGTGCGCGGTGGAGCGCGGCCCGATCCGCGCGGCCGGCGGCATCACGATACAAGCCCGCTACGCGCCCGCACTGCTGAAAAAGGCCGACACGATCGTCATCCCCGGCTGGCGCAACGCCGACGAGCCGCCGCCGCCGGCACTGGTCGCCGCGCTGCGCGCCGCCCACGCCCGCGGTGCACGCCTGTGCTCGATCTGTTCCGGTGTGTTCGTGCTGGCCGCGGCCGGCGTGCTGGACGGCCAGCGTGCCACCACGCACTGGCGCTATGCCGACCGCCTGGCGCGGCGCCACCCGGCCATCCAGGTCGAGCCTGATGCGCTGTATGTCGATAACGGGCAGGTGATCACGTCCGCCGGTTCCGCCGCAGGGCTGGACATGCTGCTGCACCTGGTGCGCCGCGATTACGGGGCCCGGGTCGGGAACATGGTGGCGCAGCGGCTCGTGGTGGCACCGCATCGCGAAGGCGGCCAGGCGCAGTTCCTGCCGCGGCCGATGCCGGCCGACGAAGCGGGTCGCCTGGCCAGGCTGATGGAGTGGCTGCGCCGCCATCCGGCAGCCAGTCACACGGTCGCCACGATGGCCGAACGGGCGGCGATGAGCCCGCGCACGCTGCAGCGCCAGTTCCGCGATGCCACGGGGATGGGGCCGGCCGAATGGTTGACGCGGGAACGGGTGGCGATCGCCAAGGAGCTGCTCGAATCGCCGCTGCCGCTGGCGCAGGTGGCGGAGCGGGCCGGCTTCGGTTCGGAGGAAACGCTGCGCCATCACTTCCGCCGGCTGGCGGCGACGACACCGGGTGCTTACCGGAAAGCATTCCTTGTTGCGGGTACATCGGTCGACTAA
- a CDS encoding rhodanese-like domain-containing protein, whose product MSIVTEVSAAPADAALAHFEGSLRFETDCWDVHSVLGTPGQDFVLLDVRGTEKYEQGHVPGAVDLAHRKIIGSKLAEYPADTLFVTYCAGPHCNGAARAAIRLAKLGRPVKIMPGGVTGWLDEGFELVRN is encoded by the coding sequence ATGTCCATCGTGACCGAAGTTTCCGCCGCGCCCGCCGATGCCGCGCTGGCGCATTTCGAAGGTTCGCTACGTTTCGAGACCGATTGCTGGGACGTGCACAGCGTGCTCGGCACGCCCGGGCAGGATTTCGTGCTGCTCGATGTGCGCGGCACCGAGAAATATGAACAGGGCCACGTGCCGGGCGCGGTCGATCTCGCGCACCGCAAGATCATCGGCTCGAAGCTGGCGGAGTACCCGGCCGATACGCTGTTCGTCACCTACTGCGCCGGCCCGCACTGCAACGGCGCCGCCCGCGCCGCGATCCGGCTGGCGAAGCTGGGCCGGCCCGTGAAGATCATGCCCGGCGGCGTCACGGGCTGGCTGGACGAGGGGTTTGAACTCGTCCGGAACTGA
- a CDS encoding glutathione peroxidase, whose translation MTSLFRFAALSAFGLLGAASAFAQQPAASIATPATPAAVSRPASCPAILHRSFKRLQDEAPQDLCQYAGKVVLVVNTASYCGYTKQYEGLEALHAKYGDKGLVVLGFPSNDFGKQEPGTAKEIADLCFNTYGVKFPMFAKTVVSGGTPNPLYADLIKATGKAPGWNFHKYLIGRDGKVIENYPSKVTPQDKQLVGAIEKALAS comes from the coding sequence ATGACTTCTCTGTTCAGGTTCGCGGCCCTGTCCGCGTTTGGTCTGCTGGGTGCGGCATCGGCATTCGCGCAGCAGCCCGCGGCTTCGATTGCAACCCCGGCAACCCCGGCGGCCGTTTCCCGTCCGGCCAGCTGTCCCGCCATCCTGCACCGGTCGTTCAAGCGCCTGCAGGATGAAGCTCCGCAAGACCTGTGCCAGTATGCCGGCAAGGTCGTCCTCGTGGTGAACACGGCCAGCTATTGCGGCTACACGAAGCAATACGAAGGCCTCGAAGCGCTGCATGCCAAATATGGCGACAAGGGCCTGGTGGTGCTGGGCTTCCCGTCGAACGACTTCGGCAAGCAGGAACCGGGCACGGCCAAGGAAATCGCCGATCTCTGCTTCAATACCTATGGCGTGAAGTTCCCGATGTTCGCCAAGACCGTGGTGTCCGGCGGCACGCCGAACCCGCTCTACGCGGACCTGATCAAGGCCACCGGCAAGGCGCCGGGCTGGAACTTCCACAAATACCTGATCGGGCGCGACGGCAAGGTGATCGAGAACTACCCCAGCAAGGTGACGCCGCAGGACAAGCAGCTCGTCGGCGCGATCGAGAAGGCGCTGGCTTCCTGA